Part of the Paenibacillus guangzhouensis genome is shown below.
TCCGATTTGGCAGCGCCACATCATTCATCGTGACATCTTCCAGAATAATATCCGGATCATAACGAATACCTAAATCGAAGCAGAGCTGGAGCAAGGCCAGACGATAGTTGGTACGCTGCATATCCAATTCTCTCGTCTGCTTGGATATTTCGAGCTGCAGTCCTCGGCTATCGTCTGGCGCAGCCACCCCCTGCGATTGTATCTCCTGCAGACGGGTTTGCTCTTTTTGCAACAATTGGAGTCCTTCCTCATATAGCTTCATCTGTTCCTGCAAGGACAGCAATTGCACGTATTGACCGGTTACCTGCAGCTTGATTCCTTCCTTGGCCTCTTCAAGATCAAGCTCTGTATTCCATCCATCCCGCTCCAACTGCTTGACGGTGATCAACAATTCATCTCGTTGTGACTTCAACATATCGTTCATCCCGTTAATGATTTCTTTGACGCCACTCATCAAGCCATTCACAACGGAATTCGTCTCTATGATCGGACCTAGCCAATATAGCTCTTCCGGGGCAGCATCTGGCGGAATTTGATAATTCGCATTACCCAATATCTTCTCCGGCGTATCCGGCAGTGAGTAAGCATCCGTTGTCTGACTCGTACTCATGCTGCTCGCCTGCGATTTAAGATCAGATCGCTTGGACTCCAGCGCATGGAGCTTGAGCCGCAGTAACGCCAAATTCAATGAATCCGTTACAGCTCGTGATTGCACATCGGACAGATTCAGGCGCGAAATCGCTATTAACGGCCGTGACACTACGAACGAAGATGGTAGTTGTTTATAAGGAGTTGCCTGTTCCCCTGACGACATCACAGGCTGAGCCTTGCTGTTGCTGGATGGTATCGTACTGCTGTCAGCCCATGCCGTTGCAGTCGAATTCGTAAGCAACACGAGCACGAATGAAGCCATCATTGCTTTTTTCATTTTCATTCCTCCCTCTGCTCATATGTTAAACGGATAGGTTTTGCTGACGATGATCTTCATTGCTGAATTGCTTCTGACGTTTACGTTGCTGCATCTTCAATTTGCGGCGCGCCACGACCAAGTACAAGGATGGAACGACGAATAAAGTCAGGATAGTGGAGAAAATTAGACCAAAAATAATCGTGTTCGCCATCGGACGGAACAAAATATCACCAATGAGCGCGATCGGAACCATACCTACAATCGCCGTCAATGATGTGAGCAGTATAGGGCGGAACCGTGCCGCGGTAGCTTGAATAATCGCCTCCTCCAACTCGGCCCCGGCATGCCGTGCGTCTTCAATAAACTCGATCAGCACAATACCGTTGCGGACGACGATACCCGCCAATGAAATAATCCCCATCAGACTCATAAAGCCAATCGGCACGCCCGTTATGAAGCTACCGATAATTCCGCCTGCCGCCGCCAAATAAACGGTCGTCATCACGATCAACGAAATGGACACAGAGTAGAATTGAATCGTAATCAACATCAGAATGAGGAATATAACGAAGATCGACAAACCGCCAATATCCGAAAAGATTTTATCCTGTTCTGAGGTTTCACCGCCAATCGCCCAGCTGTAGCCTTCTGGGAAAGAAATGTCATTCAGCTTCCCGCTGATCTCCTCCATCACCTCCGTCGCTGTACGCCCTTTTACATCGGCATCCACCGTAATCGTTCGTGCCAAATTGAAATGCTTAATTTGCTGAACCGAAAAGCCCGGCTTGAGCCCAGCCAGCTGCGACAACGGTATTTGTTGTCCTGCTGCGTTCGTCACATTTAGGTGATGGAAGAGCTCGTTCGGATCTTGAACGCCTTTTTCCACATACAACCTGATATTTATTAGATTTTTACCTGTATTGTATTGGCTGGTTGTTATGCCGTCGCTTGCAAGCAGCAATGTACGCGTCAGATTTGCATACGAGACCATGTATTGATCCATCGCTTGTTTGTTGATATCTAACTCCAGCCCGTACTGTTCGATGCCCATATCGTCTTTCACGTTGTAAGTCCCGCTCGTGTTCACAATCATCCCTTTCACTTGCTGTGCCAGTTTCTGCAGATGTTCCATGTTCTCCCCTGCGATACGAATGGAGACTGGCTTGCCTACAGCAATTCCTAATGAAGGTGCCTTTACTGCGATGGATACGCCAGGATACGCTTTTTTGAATGTTGTATCCCATTCCCGTATGGTGGTGGCAAGGTCAGTGCCTTCTTTTTTCAACCTCACCATGAGATGCCCCGATGTCGACGAGGAGAGTCCTGTAGCATCCGCATCGATATCGAAGAACAATTGCGGAGCATCGCCGCCGGCACTCGATGAGAATACATCCACTTCCTTCTGCTCTCCTACCCAATTAGCGACCCGGTTAACTATTCGATCCGTTTCCTGCAATGAGGTTCCCGTCGGCATCGAGACACTAATTGAAAGCTCTGGACGTTCGGATTCTGGGAACAGTTCCACGGGAACGAACAGCGCCAAAGAATAGGCTGCAGTCCCGATGAATAAGCCAGACAGGCCTATGATGAACGGACGTTTAATCACTCTGCTCATTAATTTTCCGGAATAGAAACGTCCTAACGCCTCGATTTGATTACTTAATAGACCAGGCTTGGAACGGGACGAGGTCGTCCGGATTTGCTTGCGGTTCTCATACCATTCGCGGAAGATCGGAATGATCGTCAATGACATCACCATCGATGCCAACATCGTCAATGAAATGACAATTGGAATCGGTTTGATAAATGCGCCGATATCCCCCTTCAAAAATATTAATGGGGCAAATGCGGAAATAGTCGCGAGCGTAGCCGTTAAGATGGAAATCGCAACTTCTTTGGTCCCTTTCACCGCCGCCGTACGCGAATCTTCCCCCAGATCCGTAAGCCGCCGCTCAATATTGTCATTGACGACGACAGCATCATCTACCAAGATCCCAAGCACGATAATCAGTCCGATGACAGACATTTCATTCAACGTAACATTTAGCACAGGCAAAAAGATTAATCCGATCGCGACCGAAATGGGTATGGCTAACGCTACAAAAGAGGCCGTAAGTAAACTCATGCCGAGTGTGCATATGACAATAACCGCTGCGATCGCGATAAGCGTCTCCTTCGTCAGACTGGCGAATATCTCATCGACGCGGTCTTGTTGTGCGAACAGTGTAATAAATTTGGCATGGGACGGAAGACTTTTCTTCAACAGATCAAGTCTTGCATTAACGAGCTTATTCATTGTCGGCACGTCGCTGCCCGTTTCCGCACCAATCCCGATCGTCACCACAGGCTTACCATTGTAATAGGAAAAATACTCCGATTTGACGTGCGTAAATTCGATCTTAGCGATATCCTTCAAGTAGACAGGAGCGCCGGACTGCGATCTCGTCACAAGTAGATTATTCAACCCATCTAGTTGATCGACATCCTTCACGATTAACTGATAAGTCCGCTTATTGAAGTTAATGCCTCCCGTTGGTACCCGCTGCTTCTCTCCCTCCACCGCCGATAATACTTGTTCCCAGCTTAATTGATACTGCTGCAGTTTACTGCTATCGATATTTACATGAACTTCCTGCTTCGGAATCCCCCTCAACTCGACTTTCGCCACACCCGGAATGGCACGCAGCTGATCTCTCCAATGTGTCATGAGATCATTGAGTTTATACAGGTCCTCCTTACTCTTGGCGGTGACAGCATAGGAACCGATAAATGAACTTGCCAGGTCGTCATTAACAACCGGTGGCTTCGCTCCCTCCGGTAATTCTTCTCTTACATCCTGAACGTTTTTGCGCAATTTATCCCATACGACTTTCGTATCCGCCTCATCTTTTGCTTTAATGACGATGGATGAGTAGCCTTCAGATGAGATAGATACAACCTCCTTGATTCCTTGAATTTCTTTCACCTTCTGCTCGACGACTTTCGTAACTGTCTGCTCTATTTTTTGAGCGGAAGCTCCAGGGTAAATCGTTGTAATCGTCGCATATTTGATCACGATATCCGGCATTTCCTGCTGCGGGAGTCCGGCAAAGCTGAAGGCACCGACAAGCATAGCCATGATGAAAAATAACAGCGTAATTTTTCGTTTTTTTACCAAGTATTCGATCATCGGGTAGCTCCTTCAGCGGCTTGAATGTGATCGCCATCCATCAACATATCGGCGCCTCGGGTTACAATTTGCTCGCCTTCTTTCAGACCGGCACTTATTTCCAACTGATTGTTCAGCATATGCCCTCCTAAATGAACAATCGTTTTTACGGCTATCCCTTTTTCTAGTTTATATACAAAAGGTTGATCACCATCACGAATGACGGCTTCCACTGGAATCAGGATCACATCCACATTCGATTGATGCAGTCCTACCTTGACCACTTGCCCCGGAGACCAGCCAAGCTTCGAATTACGGATGACGATTTCCCCATTAATCGTTCCGGTCGCCGCATTCGTACTCGGATAAATTTTCTTGATAATGCCTTTCGATACCTCACCATACAGACTTACATCAACGGCAGTGCTTACCTTCCATTGTTTTGCCTCATGATCCGGCAAAGGTACGAGTACTTTCAATTCATCCACTTTACCTAGGGTGTACACAGACTGACCTTCCGCAGCCAACTCTCCAGTGTTAAATGCCTTTGCCAATACGACCCCATCAAATCGCGATAGGAGTGTCGTCTTCGATAGGGCCAATTCCGCTTGCCGTTTCGTGGCAAGCGCGGCGTTATACGTAGCGAACGCCTGCTTCTTGGCCGCAATGCTCGCCATTTTGCCTGAATTTGCTTGATCCAACACGCCGGATGCTGCGCGTATTTGCTCTTTTGTTGCCCCTTCTTGCATTTCGGATACAGCGGATTCTGCATCTTTTACAGCATTCTTTGCATTCGTCAAAGCTAATTGAGCATTTTCGTTGTCGCTCTGAGACACTAATCCTTGATCATAAAGTCGTTGTGAGCGATCAGCATCGACTTGGGCTTTCTCATATGCCGACTGGGCCATAGCCAGCGCGTTATTCACTCTCTCACGCTGCTGCTTCCGTGCACCTTTCTTCATTTCCAGCAAATTTGCTTCTGCGCTTTTAACTTGCGCGCTGGATGCACGGATGGATGCTTCTGCGCTGTCCAGTCCCGCATTGGCTTGGATAGTTCCCTGAATCGCCTCATCCAGTTGAAGACGATATTGATACGTATCAAGCTTGGCGAGCACATCTCCTTTCTTGACGCGATCTCCAATCTGAACATTCGTCTCCACGATTCGTCCGGGAATCTCGAATGCCGCGGACATCACAGTCATTGGTTCCAATGTTCCTGACAACGTATAGTTCGTCGTCAACGGCTGCTTCCTTACCGTGTCGATGCCTACCACTCTTCCTTGCTTAACCTGTTCTTCTACGTTACCCTGTGTCTCTGAATTCGAGCATGCGACAGTTGCTACGCTACAGACAATCAATAGCATTGTTGCGATCCCACGTCCTCGCACGGCTCCACCTCTCCTCTATGCATTCTGTATATCTATTAACTAAATCAACTCTTGTGCTTCTTGATTCCAAGTGTGCAACGAAAAGTTGAATGATAGATGAGTTCATACTAGTCTCTAGGTCAGACCTAGAGTCAAGCGATATGATCTATAACAACAACCCCTCATGTCCGTCAACGAGGCGAACATGGGGGGTTGTCTTTTTTCTGTATTCACTTGACCTTAAGTTTGACCTATGATATATCGTTAAGTTATTCCTAGATTTTTCCTTAGAACTAAAGTAAAAGGAAGTGTACTTAATGACGAATCAACCAAGTCAAGTAAGTATGCCTGTATTTTCACAAACAGTAACTGACTATTGGCATACAACATTTTTGAATGGCGACGTCCTCTATCGAGATGAGGTCTTTACGATCGTCAGCAATCCAGACCTGAGCGAAGATAATCGTATTATGGTGCTGGAAGCCGCAGACGGCCAGGTTATGTCGGTCCTGGCGCCTGCGCTCGCGGTTAAGTTAGACCTTCATCGACGACAGGACTTGTCTGAAGCAATCTTTCGTCAGATGTTGAATGAAGCGGGAGTTATGCTGCATGGCGCGGATTATCTTTATTATTTTGCAGAAGCTGATAAGAACGTTCTCTTGCAAGAAAACCTGGAGGGTAATTTGAGTCAGTTATCAGAACAAGATCATGGAGTTTTCTCGGAGTTCCAGTCCTCTGCATCGGAACAAGATTTGGATGACGCTTATGTGGAATTGGATCACTGGGCAGTGTTCGGCTCTATTGAACACAATCACCTGGTATGCGCCGCCAGCATGTATCCCTGGGGAGATACGCAAATTGCAGACATGGGCGTACTCACTCTACCGAATTATAGAGGGAAGGGCCATGCCCGCAAAGTGGTACGTTCAATCAGCAAGTACGCTTATGAACAGGGCTATGAACCCCAGTACCGATGCCAGCTCGATAACTATGCATCCACGTTGCTGGCCAAAGCGGCTGGTTTGACGCTGTTTGGCAAATGGGACGTAATTTCTCCCGAATCTAAGGTCTGAACGTAATCAATAAAATGTTTAACGTGATTAAATTCCGACTTCCCGCATTTTGACCGTAACGTTCTCAACTCTATCATCAAAGTCCGTTCCATCATACTTGGGAAGCTTCAGTTCGCTGACAATTTTGCCGTCGCGCATAAACATGATACGCTCCGTCCGCGCAGCAACCACCGCGTCATGCGTGACCAGCATAATCGCCGTTCCGTCCGCGTTGATCTCCGTGAAGAGATCCATGATCTCCTGCGCGGATTGTGAGTTTAGTGCACCCGTCGGCTCGTCCCCGAAGATGATTTTGGGGCTGTTCATCAACGCACGGCATATGCCCGCACGCTGAAGCTGTCCTCCAGATACCTGTGTAACGCTGCGCTTTTCAAGCTCTGAGATGCCAGTCTTTTTCATTAACGTTCTAGCCTTCTCCGTTATGGTGGAGGCGTTTTTTCTGTTACCGCGCATAGATGGGAGAATGATATTGTCGAGGATGTTCAGATTCTTGAGCAGTGTAGGCTGCTGGAATACAAATCCCATCTTGGCTCTACGTACATCTGCTAGCTCATTCTCTCCAACTTCCGATAGATCCTTGCCGTCAAAAAGTACCTTGCCGCCATTCACGACATCTGTTCCGCTCAGCGCAAACATCAATGTCGACTTCCCCGATCCAGACGGGCCCATCACCGCAATGAATTCGCCCTCATGGACTTCAAGCGATACACCATCCAGCACATTCCGCTGTTCTTCGCCTTCGCCGAAAGATTTTACGATATGATCACCGATAACGACCTTCTTCATATGCTTACCCCTTTATATGTTTGGAAATTTTGATCTGCCCTGCGCTCCATGTGCCTATGATCGTTGCGATAAGTGCCGATCCGATCATCAACACCGGGCTTAGTAGATAGGCCGACAGCGGATTGACCTCAAATTGGAATGTCGATGCGCCAAACGTAGAGATCAACGCGCCTGCAAGTAACTCTCCGAGCGTGTTCGCTAGAAGCGTACCGAGAACGATGCCGACAATCAGAACAAATAACGAACGTGATATATATTGCGTCGTAACATCCGAGTTCGTAAATCCAAATGCTTTCATTACGGCAATGGCATATCTATCCTTTGCAACGAGCAGTTTCATAAATAATAACGTAATCAAGACCGTAATCAGGACCGCAACGGCGATCGCGGCATAAGAAGCCTTTTGTACGGATTGTATGGTGGATCCGAATGTCTGCCTAACAAATTCATTAACGTCCGAAATCTTCGCATAATCGAACCTCTCCGCATAATCCTTGACGATGCTGTCGATAAGCGATTTATCTGATACTGTAGCGCAAATCATGCTCCACATGATGTCCGCCGAGTTGTCGCTAAATACGGCCTTTGCGGTTTTGCCGCCGTTCGTAATGTCAGAATAGATTCCACTTACGGTGAGATCCTTCTCCTTCCCCTCCACGATGAGCGTCAAGACATCGCCGACTTTTTTGCCCATCTCATCAGCGTTCATAGATGAGAGCGCAATTTCACCTTCGACAGGTGCCCTTCCTTTCGCATATTCAACAGGGAATATGGAATGGTCGCCGAGTTCAATTTTCATATTTTCCCCAGTCCCGTCTTCGGATTTTGATTTGAATGATTTTGTAATCAGGACAGCGGATTGGGTTATGGCACTGTCACTGCTCATCGCGTTGCGAATTTCAGCGGTTTTCGTCGAGATTTGATCGGTTTGCTGAATGTCGATGCGCAGATCGTAGCTACCAACCCCCATATATTGAATGAACGTTCTGGAGGAGATCGTGTTGTATAGATTCTGTGGAACAATCATGATAAATGCAGAGATCACGAGCACCGCAAGCAATGTAACGTAGAGCTTTTTCCTCAGAAGAACATCTTGGATTCCAAGAAAAAAGTTCGTGTTCAACAGCCTGTTACCGCTTAAGGTCATACGCTTGGCAATAGGATTCTTTTCTTGTGAAGTACCAAATCGTATGGCTTCTGCCGCGGAAATTTTACGAAAGCGATTCAATACGCCATTTACGTAGGCGATGATGACAATGAACACGATCAGTATGCCGATGACGCCGAAGAGCAAGGCATAGGGGGCATTATCGCTTTCGCCCATATAGAGTCTAATATTCTCAAGCAATTTGTCTCTGAACAGGAAGGATAGTACGAATCCCAGCATACTGCCTGCTGCCGCAATCGCCGCGTATTTCGCAAGATAGATCTTTTTGATATCAGTAACACGCAGTCCGATTGCTTTCATCACGCCAATTTCACGATAGTCGTTTTCGATTTTCGCGAGGAGTGTGAAGCGTATGCACATCAATGCGATTACAACGACTAGCGCGCTTACAAGCAGGATCACCGCAATCATCATCCCGTCGGATAAAGCGTTCATCGTTCTGAAAAGTGTATATGTAACGGTTGGTCCATTCGCTTCAAGACCTGCAGCGGCATATTCAGCTTCAAAAGCACCTACCGCGGACTCATCCTTTAATCGGAACTCAATCAGATATTCTATACTTCCAAGGTTTTGCAGGTCGACGTAATCATCCCGGCTCACAAGAAATCTCTTGGATGCGGAGAGCGAAGAATTCATTTGCGAATCGCGCAGGAAACCTGCAACGGTAAATTCCTTCCCGCTGATGATTGCCTTATCGCCGACCTTCGTCGTGTTGTTCCTCATATAACTTAATGGAACATAAAGTTCACCTTTGGATGGGTTGATGATCTCCCCGTCAAGATCGAGCAGATAATCAAATTTGTCACTCTGTATGCTGAACCCGTTATCCTGGACGCTCTTCGCAAGCGTACGGTCGCCGAGAATAATCTTCGCACCGTCGATATTCAGAAATTCAAGCACCTGATAGTCTTCAACAAGACTATTCTGCTCGGCAAAAGATGCAAGCCGCGCTGTATTCATCTCACCTGAATGCATCTGCATAAAATGCGGCGTTTTCGCTTGTGTCATTAGATGATCGATTGCACCCGTCAGATGGATCACGAGGATCGCTGCGAGCGATACGAGCATAGCCGCGGCCGCGACGAAAATCATGGTCGTCAGTGTGATTGCTTTGCTCTTTAACATATCATTTCGGATTATCCTGTTATACATAAGTCACCTCTATGTTCAAGCCTTATCGCTCAAATATCTTCATTGCTTCCTTGAGACTTCCGGTTTCTGCGCCGAGCAATCGTTCGATATTACAGACTAAAGCAAATATTCGAGTCATGCGCTCCTCATTACTCATGGCAACCACATCATCATCAAATACGGTATTCGCATAAATCACGACCATTTCCATGCACTCATACGGGTACGGCGTATTGAACATTCCCTCCGCAATGCCCTCGCGGATGATTCCTGTGAGGATCGGCGGAACGCCATTGAAGATGAACTTTTGTATTTTCTGGTGCATTAACGCGTTCTGCGGCTTGTGGATATGATCCATAATGACATCGCTGCTCTCGCCGCTTAAATTCATCGCCAGGATGGTGCGAATCACACGTTCGACGACGGGAATGCTCTGGTCAGAGGCAATTTGCTGTGCTGCACCTAGAATCCGGTCGCTATACCGCTGGATCAACGCGTCCATAATATCCTCTTTCGACTTGAAGTGATAATACAGCGTCCCCCGTGCAATGCCCACTTTCTCGAGAATATCGTTTGTGCTTGTTCCATCAAAGCCCTTCTGACCGAATAGCGCATCCGCCGCGTCGAGGATTTCGTTCCTGCGCTGCTCAGCTTCTTTAACAACTCTCATTAATACATCCCCTCATCATAGACCGACTGTCTGTCGGTTTAATCTTAGCATATCTCCTTGCATTGTCAAGTTCACGTTGGAAAATGGATTGATATAAAAAGAGCTGCACCTCTGTTGTAGTATGATAAGCATTTTTCTATCATATTGAGCCAATCAAAATTAATCATTTCAAATGCATAAAAGCCCATATAACCCTATTTATAGGGCTATATGGGCTTGTCAGCAAGAGCTGTGTTGTGCTCCGAATGTTATTTTTCCACCGCTGCTTTCAGAATTTCGATCTTTTGCTTCTTGGATAGATCTGATGAAGTTGAAATACTGTATCCGAATTTACCGCCATCTTGCCAGAACATGTATTTAGGGAAGATATGCACGGGAAGATCATCGTCAAAGAATCCTTTTTCCTTGCTGCCATCAGCATCCACCATATACTTCGATAACGTCATCGTGTCTTCACCGTTTGTATACTTCAGCCGGATTGTTGCGGCCTCCTTCCAATCCATCTTTTTCACGTAAATCGGTTTTCCGCTATTTTTGCCTTCGATCCGTAGATCATCAATGAATTTCCCTTCTGTCGGACCTTCAATGATTGCTTTGGAGAACGTATAGCCTGCTGGCAGGTTGGAAGGCTGTTTCATGATGGCACCCTCTAAGGTTGAAGCCTTTTGTAAGTAATCTTCGTAAGATGAAAACTCATGCGCAGGTCCCCAGAAGCTTAGATCCAATCCGCTATTTAAATCCTTATATTTATGGTAGATGACATACGTGTCACCGGTTTCTTTGACCAGTTCCTTCACACGATTGAGCTCATTTTCGATGTACGCTTTTTCCTCTGCCGTTAGCGTTTTGGCTGCATCAGCAGCTTTTTTTGCAGCTTTCTCATATTCTTGTTGATATAACTCACGATCTACCTTAGATCCCATGAATTCCTCAGGGGAAGTGATATCTGATTGATGATTCCCTACGGATGCGGATATCGCTTGGCTCCCTGCATCTTTTTCCTTGGCATTAACCAGCGTCACGCAGCCAAGTGCCAGAATGATGGTCAATCCTAGAATGGAAAGACGATATGATTTTTTATTGAAATGTTTGATCATGATAAGTCTCCTTTTCATTTGTTTATGTGTTGCGGACAGGCCGGCAACGCCAGGCTGACGGCTGTCCCCCGAGAAGTGCTCCAGTACTTGGATGATCGTCTGCCCATATGCGTTATTTTGCTGCGGGCTCATTCGATTCAAGGCGAAGGCATCGCAGGCCATCTCTTGATCCTGCCTTGCTCTATGTACTGCAAGCCATACAAGCGGATTGAACCAGTGAAGAATCAATATCAAGTGCAGGAGCCAGTTAACGGCTACATCCCATCGACGAATATGAGCGAATTCATGCGCCAAAATAAATTGAAGCTGATCTTTGTGCAGTGTCTTCATCAAGCTTGGCGAGATGACGACCGCTGGCTTGCAGAATCCGACGACGGCAGGACCGGGCATGCGCTCGCTAGCAATAAACTGTACTTTGCGCTTCACGCCAAGCTGCTGCTGGGTCTCACGAAACAGAGCCGATAAAATAGGCGTCTGAATACGGCGACCTGTGCGCAATGCATGCTGCAACCGAAGTTGATCGTATATCGTTTTTGCGACCAGAAGAATTACACCCGCTAGCCATATTAGCACCAACACTTGGAGCAATCGCGTGGAAGTAATCTCATTCCAAAAGTTGCTCTCCTGCTTGCTTCCC
Proteins encoded:
- a CDS encoding GNAT family N-acetyltransferase, which gives rise to MTNQPSQVSMPVFSQTVTDYWHTTFLNGDVLYRDEVFTIVSNPDLSEDNRIMVLEAADGQVMSVLAPALAVKLDLHRRQDLSEAIFRQMLNEAGVMLHGADYLYYFAEADKNVLLQENLEGNLSQLSEQDHGVFSEFQSSASEQDLDDAYVELDHWAVFGSIEHNHLVCAASMYPWGDTQIADMGVLTLPNYRGKGHARKVVRSISKYAYEQGYEPQYRCQLDNYASTLLAKAAGLTLFGKWDVISPESKV
- a CDS encoding ABC transporter ATP-binding protein, which encodes MKKVVIGDHIVKSFGEGEEQRNVLDGVSLEVHEGEFIAVMGPSGSGKSTLMFALSGTDVVNGGKVLFDGKDLSEVGENELADVRRAKMGFVFQQPTLLKNLNILDNIILPSMRGNRKNASTITEKARTLMKKTGISELEKRSVTQVSGGQLQRAGICRALMNSPKIIFGDEPTGALNSQSAQEIMDLFTEINADGTAIMLVTHDAVVAARTERIMFMRDGKIVSELKLPKYDGTDFDDRVENVTVKMREVGI
- a CDS encoding TetR/AcrR family transcriptional regulator → MRVVKEAEQRRNEILDAADALFGQKGFDGTSTNDILEKVGIARGTLYYHFKSKEDIMDALIQRYSDRILGAAQQIASDQSIPVVERVIRTILAMNLSGESSDVIMDHIHKPQNALMHQKIQKFIFNGVPPILTGIIREGIAEGMFNTPYPYECMEMVVIYANTVFDDDVVAMSNEERMTRIFALVCNIERLLGAETGSLKEAMKIFER
- a CDS encoding efflux RND transporter permease subunit, whose amino-acid sequence is MIEYLVKKRKITLLFFIMAMLVGAFSFAGLPQQEMPDIVIKYATITTIYPGASAQKIEQTVTKVVEQKVKEIQGIKEVVSISSEGYSSIVIKAKDEADTKVVWDKLRKNVQDVREELPEGAKPPVVNDDLASSFIGSYAVTAKSKEDLYKLNDLMTHWRDQLRAIPGVAKVELRGIPKQEVHVNIDSSKLQQYQLSWEQVLSAVEGEKQRVPTGGINFNKRTYQLIVKDVDQLDGLNNLLVTRSQSGAPVYLKDIAKIEFTHVKSEYFSYYNGKPVVTIGIGAETGSDVPTMNKLVNARLDLLKKSLPSHAKFITLFAQQDRVDEIFASLTKETLIAIAAVIVICTLGMSLLTASFVALAIPISVAIGLIFLPVLNVTLNEMSVIGLIIVLGILVDDAVVVNDNIERRLTDLGEDSRTAAVKGTKEVAISILTATLATISAFAPLIFLKGDIGAFIKPIPIVISLTMLASMVMSLTIIPIFREWYENRKQIRTTSSRSKPGLLSNQIEALGRFYSGKLMSRVIKRPFIIGLSGLFIGTAAYSLALFVPVELFPESERPELSISVSMPTGTSLQETDRIVNRVANWVGEQKEVDVFSSSAGGDAPQLFFDIDADATGLSSSTSGHLMVRLKKEGTDLATTIREWDTTFKKAYPGVSIAVKAPSLGIAVGKPVSIRIAGENMEHLQKLAQQVKGMIVNTSGTYNVKDDMGIEQYGLELDINKQAMDQYMVSYANLTRTLLLASDGITTSQYNTGKNLINIRLYVEKGVQDPNELFHHLNVTNAAGQQIPLSQLAGLKPGFSVQQIKHFNLARTITVDADVKGRTATEVMEEISGKLNDISFPEGYSWAIGGETSEQDKIFSDIGGLSIFVIFLILMLITIQFYSVSISLIVMTTVYLAAAGGIIGSFITGVPIGFMSLMGIISLAGIVVRNGIVLIEFIEDARHAGAELEEAIIQATAARFRPILLTSLTAIVGMVPIALIGDILFRPMANTIIFGLIFSTILTLFVVPSLYLVVARRKLKMQQRKRQKQFSNEDHRQQNLSV
- a CDS encoding ABC transporter permease, which translates into the protein MYNRIIRNDMLKSKAITLTTMIFVAAAAMLVSLAAILVIHLTGAIDHLMTQAKTPHFMQMHSGEMNTARLASFAEQNSLVEDYQVLEFLNIDGAKIILGDRTLAKSVQDNGFSIQSDKFDYLLDLDGEIINPSKGELYVPLSYMRNNTTKVGDKAIISGKEFTVAGFLRDSQMNSSLSASKRFLVSRDDYVDLQNLGSIEYLIEFRLKDESAVGAFEAEYAAAGLEANGPTVTYTLFRTMNALSDGMMIAVILLVSALVVVIALMCIRFTLLAKIENDYREIGVMKAIGLRVTDIKKIYLAKYAAIAAAGSMLGFVLSFLFRDKLLENIRLYMGESDNAPYALLFGVIGILIVFIVIIAYVNGVLNRFRKISAAEAIRFGTSQEKNPIAKRMTLSGNRLLNTNFFLGIQDVLLRKKLYVTLLAVLVISAFIMIVPQNLYNTISSRTFIQYMGVGSYDLRIDIQQTDQISTKTAEIRNAMSSDSAITQSAVLITKSFKSKSEDGTGENMKIELGDHSIFPVEYAKGRAPVEGEIALSSMNADEMGKKVGDVLTLIVEGKEKDLTVSGIYSDITNGGKTAKAVFSDNSADIMWSMICATVSDKSLIDSIVKDYAERFDYAKISDVNEFVRQTFGSTIQSVQKASYAAIAVAVLITVLITLLFMKLLVAKDRYAIAVMKAFGFTNSDVTTQYISRSLFVLIVGIVLGTLLANTLGELLAGALISTFGASTFQFEVNPLSAYLLSPVLMIGSALIATIIGTWSAGQIKISKHIKG
- a CDS encoding TolC family protein, whose product is MKKAMMASFVLVLLTNSTATAWADSSTIPSSNSKAQPVMSSGEQATPYKQLPSSFVVSRPLIAISRLNLSDVQSRAVTDSLNLALLRLKLHALESKRSDLKSQASSMSTSQTTDAYSLPDTPEKILGNANYQIPPDAAPEELYWLGPIIETNSVVNGLMSGVKEIINGMNDMLKSQRDELLITVKQLERDGWNTELDLEEAKEGIKLQVTGQYVQLLSLQEQMKLYEEGLQLLQKEQTRLQEIQSQGVAAPDDSRGLQLEISKQTRELDMQRTNYRLALLQLCFDLGIRYDPDIILEDVTMNDVALPNRKDPGDILARSYELKRKWNELRQASWEHSNTKTSTSYEKSYLSANVGAANTQSEQANVQLTKQIHATYAEAENAYQQFKNAQFEANHAATDVEALQHRIQLGVVPLYDLNQSIYQRQQADTKVKLLRLQYFVVLSKVEAMERGFIVGASPETAVAEQ
- a CDS encoding efflux RND transporter periplasmic adaptor subunit; translation: MRGRGIATMLLIVCSVATVACSNSETQGNVEEQVKQGRVVGIDTVRKQPLTTNYTLSGTLEPMTVMSAAFEIPGRIVETNVQIGDRVKKGDVLAKLDTYQYRLQLDEAIQGTIQANAGLDSAEASIRASSAQVKSAEANLLEMKKGARKQQRERVNNALAMAQSAYEKAQVDADRSQRLYDQGLVSQSDNENAQLALTNAKNAVKDAESAVSEMQEGATKEQIRAASGVLDQANSGKMASIAAKKQAFATYNAALATKRQAELALSKTTLLSRFDGVVLAKAFNTGELAAEGQSVYTLGKVDELKVLVPLPDHEAKQWKVSTAVDVSLYGEVSKGIIKKIYPSTNAATGTINGEIVIRNSKLGWSPGQVVKVGLHQSNVDVILIPVEAVIRDGDQPFVYKLEKGIAVKTIVHLGGHMLNNQLEISAGLKEGEQIVTRGADMLMDGDHIQAAEGATR